The Piliocolobus tephrosceles isolate RC106 chromosome 10, ASM277652v3, whole genome shotgun sequence nucleotide sequence AAGATTTGTTTGGGGCTAGGACACTTAATGTGTACTGCAAAAACAACACTGCAAGTGTTTATTTTGAATTCAGGAAGCCAGGAAGAATGTCTGGTACACTAGTTTTCAGGGCCAGACTGAGGTCAGATGGGTAATTGGTTTATCTTACTGCATGTCAGGCATTGCTAAACTAGAGATACTACAAGTGAACAGAACTGAACACTGGACAAATGTCTAATGACGTATATCCACCATTAAAATAGTGGTTTCagtgccctaaaaatcctctgtgttttGCCTGTTCATCCCTCTCTCCTTGCTTACACATTTGTCCAAAGGCAAAGAATGTACAATGCCAAGAGTGAACCGTAGTGTAAACTAAACTATGGATTTGGGGTGATAATGGTATATCAACGTAGGTTCAATtgttaacaaatgtaccactctggcaGGGTGGAGGGATGTTTATAAAGGGGGAGGCTATATGTGTGGGAAATGTCTAACCTTCcccaattttgctgtgaacctaaaacttctaaaaaataacgtctgtttttttaaaatatactaatgtTTACTGAGGGAATCaggataaaactaaaataacagaCTTAAAGTATGTAAGAAAGAGGGGTAATTGAagtgaaagctttttttttttttttttttttaggtagacaggaagtagaatttaTTGGTGAGTATTAAGAGGGGGCAGCACAGTGGAAGCCCTCATGAGTGCAGGGCCTGCCACTTGTCCAGAGCGCCACGATTGGGAACGTACTTGACCCATCTGGGATGAGCTGCTTCTCAGCCaccatgtcttcaaattcattgGCATTGAACTTGGTGAAGCCCCACTTCTTTGAGATGTGGATCTTCTGGCGGCTGGGGAGCTTGAACTTGGCCCTGCACAGGGCCTCAATCACATGCTCCTTGTTCTGCAGCTTGGTGCGGATGGATATAACTTGGCAATGTGAACCCTGGCCACAGTGCCCTGGGGCTTTCCAATGGCACCTCGCATGCCTGTTTGGAGCCTACACTGGGGTAGTGCAAGGTCAGAAACATGAACATCCATCTGAAAGGACTGTCTCCAAGGTCCTTTAGAGCAACCCATACAACAAACAGGCTGCATCACTACCAGGGAAGCTGCTGTTTGCAGCCATTGCACACTGGGTCCCCATGAGGAAAGGAACTCAGTCAGCTTAATTGGCTGCAGGAAattaagtctattaaaaaaaaaaaaaaaaaaggccgggggtggtggctcaagcctgtaatcccagcactttgggaggccgagacgggcggatcacaaggtcaggagatcgagaccatcctggctaacacggtgaaaccccgtctctactaaaaaatacaaaaaactagcccggcgacgtggcggcacctgtagtcccagctaccccggaggctgaggcaggagaatggcgtgaacccgggaggcggagcttgcagtgagctgagatccggccacagcactccagcctgggtgacagagggagactccgtctcaaaaaacaaaaaacaaaaacaaaaaaacaaaaaaaaacggtcaagtgctcatgcctgtaattccagcactttgggaggccgaggcaggcagatcacctgcggtcagaagatcaagaccagcttcaccaacatggtgaaaccccatctctactaaaaatacaaaaagccgggcttagtggcaggcgtctgtaatcccagctacttgggaggctgaggcaggagaattgcttgaactcaggaggcggaggttgcagtgagccaagatcgtgccactgcactccagcctgggtgacaagagtgagactccgtatcaaaaacaaaacaaaatttccctCAAAGAGCTTATAGACCAGTTAGCAATTATCAGTTGAAATGTTGGTGGAATCGATACAAAATAATtctgataggatttttttttgtttcaaaaaacttGTCATATATGTTTGGGTGGTGACAATACTAGAACTACTTAGAAGGAACCTAATTTTAAAAACGTTTTTCAGGGATTGAAAGTGAAATGCTGTAGAATATAATAAAGGGAAACCACAAAAAAAGAGGGATTGTAACAATCACATACAAAATGTTACAGTATTTTAAACTATAAGATGAAGTCTCTCTAGGGAAAGGGTTCTTTTTCATCCCCCATTAACTCAAAACTTTCCTGTAGCCAAATAGGGGATCTGGTTGTTTTCCAGTGCTTCTCACCTGAGCATACAATCAAACTGGGAAGTTCTTTATCTTAACACCAAATGTCATAGTTTCCCTAGATTTGGCTAATTTTCTCCCTATGTCCATTGGTTCGCTCTTCACCCCTAGAGAATCACtgcataggtcactgcagcctcgacttcctgggctcgagcgggattcccccacctcagcctcccaaagtgctgggatgatcaCGCCCGGCCCGCTGACGTATTTTCTGAACAAATGATGCATTGTAACTAGGAATCTCTAGTGATATTTTCCTTCAGGCTTCGTGAGGAAAGACCATAGTCAGCTATTTTATTCTTGAAGTTTAGGAAAAAGAATTAAACAGTGAAAGGATATTTTTCGAAGTATGGTAGCTTTCCCAAATCCCCACTTTATATCTTCCTATGTTCTGAAATCTTAGGACCTTCGATGGTTCCGGAATCGAATCACCCTGAAGcaacttattttagaaaataaggcaaaccggctgggcgtggtggcgcatgcctttaatcccagcactttgggaggccgaggcgggcggatcgcttgagctcaggaattcgagaccagcctgggcaacacggcgaaacctcgtctctactaaaaatacaaaaataagccaagtggcgcgcgcctgttgtcccagctgctcgggaggctgagacgggagaatcgcttgaacccaggaggtggaaattgcgatgagccgagatcccgtcactgcactccggcctgggtgacacagtgagatcctgtctcaaaaaagaaaacaagagaaaagaaaagaagggaaaccAGTAAAACAAGAATTTCTGTACAGTTCGCGCCTATCCACAGCAAAATGGAGGACTTCTCCAGGGAACTGCAACTCCCAAGAAGCAATGCGAGGGAAGGTGGCGGTTACTACTTTTTCCCCGTGGGCACCTCTCGGTCCAATATTGGAAAGAGGTGCTAACGTTTAAATAACACAGCGTCCTCATACTAAATCTGGGGGGGAAATTGGTAACTCGAAAACCAAATACTCAGTCTTCGGAGAGAACTAACTCAACCTACTCCTCCTCAATAGGGTCCGAAAACCATTGTTACGCCCATTGGGTAACCCCGCCCCTGGGGAAAAGGGGTGGAAAGCGGAAGTGACGACACCCGGCGCTCTATTAAATAGCCGTAGACGGAACCTCGGCTTTCTCTCGGCCTTAGCGCCATTTTTCTGGGTGAGTTTGGTTGGTTCCTGTGATCGGATTCCGCGTACAATCCGTAGACATCTGACCTTGGCACTTACCATCATCACACCAAACTAACTGtagcctttctctctttccctgtaGAAACCTCTGCGTCATGAGAGCCAAGGTGAGCGGTGCCTGGTAGTAAGCTTGGGAGGTAGGAGTTGGAGAGTAGTAGGGGGAGACTAAGGCAAGTCCGCCATACCCCCTGACCTACTGGGTTTCAAGGGTACCAAGAGCTGGTGGGAGAGGAAAAGTAGTAGTTTGTAAGAGAGCTAGCGGTTAAGTGCTATGGGTAGAGAGGGTGGGAATTAGAAAAGGGTGGAATTCTGCTTTTATGTTGCGAGGGTGTCCAAGTTACTGATGTAGTTGCTACGACCAATCTCATACTTGGTTAAGAATCTGCCCGGTTCTAAAGAGTGCATTTCATATCCCTCCTAAGCCTACTAATAAgctttatctctctttctttaaaaaaaattatctgctgCTTGTGAACGGTTGCTAGTGGAGGAAGAAGCGAATGCGCAGGTATGTTGGAGACTTTGCCAGCCCAGGAGGAGGGAGGTTCCTTGGACAAAACTTAGGAGAAACATTTGGTTTGGAAATCTTTAAAGATCTTTAGGAGAAAAATGTTGGAGTGTTTTCTTCCTAGAGCAAAGGATAGAACAGAGGACGATAGAGCCGTAGTACTTGTTCATTTTACCACCTCATTTTATGTGCATGTTTGATTTTATGTGGGAGGGAGAGAACTCTGGTTTGAGAATAGGTATATTCCATTCCTGTGTCTGCTTTTCAGGCTGAAGcgcaaaagaagaaagatgaggcAGAGGTCCAAGTAAACCGCTAGCTTGTTGCATCGTGGAGGCCACAGGAGCAGAAACATGGAATGCCAGGCGCTGGGGATGCTGGTACAAGTTGTGGGACTGCATGCTACTGTCTAGAGCTTGTTTCAATGGATCTAGAACTTCATCGCCCTCTGATCGCCGATCACCTCTGAGACCCACCTTGCTCATAAACAAAACTGCCCATGTTGGCCCTCTGCCCTGGACTTGTGACATTCTGGactatttctgtgtttatttgtggCCGAGTGTAACAACCCTAAAATAAATCACCTCTTCCGCTCTTTTAGCTGAAGAATTAAATCGTCTTGTCTATTATGTTTTTTATGGTTCCATCGGGTGGGGGTTTTCTATCACTACAGTTTGCCCTGTCACTACCTGTGCTATGGAGGATATCAAAGGCAACAGCCGGGTTATGTGGTGTGGTTTGCATCTCGATGGAGCTGGATGGAATATGATATGTCTCTGGAGGCAGGTTTTAGATTTCGCGGGTCATTTGGGGCCGATGCTGGTACCGCCCCTACCTTCCAGGAGGCCTGCTTTGACGACTACTGCATAGTAGAGTATGTCGCGCGTTTGGGTTAGGTTACCATGGTGACACGCAAAGCGTGGTGGGAACTTCCTGCGGCATGTCGCACGCATACTTTGTACACCATAGAGTATGGTTCCGGGTCTGATAGCTAGAGCGTCACTTCTTCCGCAGGAAGCGGAAGAGCGATCGGGTGGGCGGCTCTTTGTCGAAGCTAGAGGACCGGCAGGCGGCAGCAGCAACTACGGCGGCGGCGGCAGGTGAGGGAGGCGGGAGACTTAGGTGGAGGCCGCGCCCGGAGGGGAGGAGTCGGGGCCGGCCCAGCGACTGGGCTCGGCCGGGCCACACAAGGCCCCCCAGAACCGAGCTGGCTCGTCCTCACACCCCAGGGCAGTGCCCCTTTTCTGACTGACCCCGCATCGCGAGCAAACGCCAGCTTCGTGACGTCACAACCCTGCCCATCCCCTCAGCTTGATGACACCTGGAGCCCCAGCTCCTCGCTTCACTTCGCGCGCCCTTAGTGTCCCTTTCACGTAGCCCACGGCTGAGCGCCAGCGGCACTGCACGGAAGCTGCCAAGCTAGAAGACTTGCTGCGGGAAAACTCCGAGGACTTTTTTTCGCAAACTCTAGGGTGTTGGGAAGCGTCACAATCACTGCCTCCAAGTCTAATCGGCCATCCCACTGCACTGTCAGGCGCTGCCCTTTTAAGGTTCCTCACTAGCCATTACTAACTCCAACCCTTAGCCGGGCTCTGACCCTCACATCCTCTTTCATCTTGATGCAGGGCGTCCCGCACCCTTTGTTCACTCAGAGCTGGTTTTCCAACCCATGCTCCCAGTCCTTCAGAATTAGTTTTATCTCTTACTCTTCTTACTGGCCGCTTCTCCCTTGGACAGGTGAAGTTCAGTTTGAACCCTGAGAAAATCCTGACATTCCCAAAGAAAATCCTTTGCCGTTTTGTCAGATTTCTTTCTTGTGACAACCACCCCATAGTCCTCCACTCTTACCCCTCCTTCCACCCAAGtctctgtttttttcctgctCAGAACCCAGCAGTGATGTGGAGGTGGAGACCCACAGGAGCCCCGGACTTCACCTGAGCTACCTCAGGTATCAATTCTGGGAGAGTTGGGTGGGGAGGAGCATCATATCTAATTATCTGCTGCTGGTGCGACTTGCAACGTGAGCCAGGTTTGGATAGATGGCATTTGTACTTCACCTGGTCATTCCCCTTTACTAAAAGTTTGTATCTTTTACCTCTTCTTTCCTTGATTGCTTCTACTATTCTGGGACTATCTCCTTTTAGAGGAGGAGGACGCTCTTACAGATTCTCATGTAAC carries:
- the LOC111541860 gene encoding uncharacterized protein LOC111541860, with translation MEDFSRELQLPRSNAREGGGYYFFPVGTSRSNIGKRVRKPLLRPLGNPAPGEKGWKAEVTTPGALLNSRRRNLGFLSALAPFFWKPLRHESQVEEEANAQAEAQKKKDEAEVQVNR